The genomic region CATtagtttcttttttcttttaaattgttgGTAACTAATTTATACTTAATTAACATGggaagtaaataaaatatttaatagcaAATAAAGGAACAACTTCTGTTTGGGTTATGCTTAGCTATTTAATTGGAGGTGTGTAACATGTTTTTTATGTGATTTGCATGTATTGGATGTGAATTATGTGTTTTAAGTAAACATGACTAAAATAGAAAAGCTGTTTGTTCCCACTACCCCGAATGAGTATGGATTGTCATGCCTTATAATGATTACATCTGAAACATATATATTACACAAACAGAAGAAGAAATAATCACCTTTCTTCACTGTCACATAGGTCAAACTGTTGAGGActgaaaaattaaaaacacaagaaaaacaaGTAATCAGACAATATCAGTTTAAAAGGGGGATATCAATGGCTTGTTCTgctacgccactcgtgaaaatattattttctatgatcactcgtgaattaaaatcgataatccaccggatccaacaaatatcctctatatactaAAACTTTTAATTAAACGCTGCTTAAAAATAtgccatttacaaaaaatattctgtaattgatttatttaaataatgataaaattgtGTTCAATGGTGCAGTAAAATAGTGTTAATCTTTTGTCTTGTGAGTTCTTACCGTAGGTTAGTTATTACATTATTTGGGGGtttatctttttttctaaatgattACATCTATTGAGTATTGTACTTCCCTTTTTTCTGTAAAAACTTGACCATTCATACATGAAACATAATATGTTGTGACACTGAATTCAAAAATAATCATCAGTATCTTCAGCATTTTTTCCTATTCCATATTGATCCATATATTGAGTATATAAAGTTAAGGaagtaacatatttttaattatacttgTTTGTGAATCTTACAGCATAAGTGAGGCCAATGTTGAGTCATATGCTGCTCCTGCTGCCCCAACAACTGCCGCACTCTGCTTTCCAATAACATCAATTACTGCCTCTGTGAGGACAGACAATGTTCTGCCAATTGGACCTCGCCCTGTTTAATACATTTCAGCATATTTAGTTATACATTAGGCCTAAAAAAGGTCACTGTTTCTACTAACCCCTGCCGACTCAACTTTTTTTGCGATTTGTAGTAAAGTTTACATTAAAAattcattgttattattaattttttaaaaatgcattgttttatcaaaataaaggtTGTTCCATCTCATAATTATGTAGAAATAATGTTGTTTATACATTTGGAAGACTTTGGTCATTGAAATAATCCTTTTAAAGtgtaaaataacatgtaaagatgaaatttataaaagttatgGCGACCTACCTACCTATTTTTTTGGCGATGTTGATGGAAACAAACAcctattttattcattaatgcattcttttatatatataaacaagatatgtgtttgccagaaacactatgtccccttttgcgctgctttgaagctatatattttacctttgaccttgaaggatgaccttgacctttcaccactcaaaatgtgcagctccatgagatacatatgcatgccaaatatcaagttgctatcttccatattgcaaaagttattgcaaatgttaaaatttgcgcaaaccaacaaacagaccaaccaacagacagggaaaaaacaatacgtcccccactatagtggctggggacataaaaaacctCTATCAGGTGAAACGAAATAATCTCATGTTATTAACAGGTCTTTgagattaaaataattacatcagTCTATATGTGCATTTGAACAATTAAAATAGCTTAAAACTATTTCTTACATGAGTAAATTGCAATTTATTCCTGTAACGtgtaaaaatgtcaattttcataATTATCCTTTTACATTCAAAAACAAAGTTCATTCCGACAAATGTTTGAAATGGTAAACAATTAGTTTAATATCTAAGGTACCTGTCAATGAAATTTCTCTTTGAAAATCCATGTACAGATTTCTGTGATCCCTTTGTAGAttttcccattttttctccaaaatgGATTGCTCCCTTCTAAACTGGGCTCTGGCATTGAAATTTTCAGTAACTGCCACCCACAGAGCATTCTTTGTTGCTTTGCTGATTCCTGATATCATAcatatattctttttttacttaCAGGTACATAAAATGAATAATGCTCAAGTTAATGTAGTTTATGCAATATAGTTATTAACAATGCTTTTATTCATATTACTCATTGTAACATTTAGCAACTCATGTTAAATAGATCAATATTCAATAATATGCACTTATTTTAatcaaacgtttatttttatttcatttttttgttctttttatcgCATTGTTCATTTAAAGTTTTTGTCATAATGCAATGGCTATATTCGCATATTATTACCATTCTGCTCACAGACATTTCACAGTCATAaaaattaacacatgtaaaaatgCCCGtagcatataaaaaaaactgttgggCCAATAATAAATTTCACGTTGAATAATCATGAAATGGTTATTGTTTAAGATGACAAAAAAAATTACAAGTGGAAACTGATCCTTCTTAATTGCAGAGATTATTATTCATACCTAATACTGTGTTGAAACACTGACTTAATTTCCAACAAATCAAGAGCTTAAATAAGTGTTGTAGGAATATGtgtcaaaacattattattggacataaaaatattaaaaggcaTGTAGTGGTTGGTGTCTAAAGCTTGATACCAATATTTTGATACGTACGATTGCTGAATCTAGCCTTATCAACCTTGTGGAAAGACATGTCCATATCATGGAAGTCGGGATGCGTCTCTCCCATTATTTGGGTAAGAAGCAAGGAATCTTGCAGCGAAAAGTTGGGATTGcgttttcttttttcttccatTTTGACAGTTTTGACAAAACGCCGTCTGCTATAAACATCCGGTATCGCTTCAGTGCTATTTTAAGATCCACAAAAAAACCCAAACGCCGACAGTGGGAATCACAAATAAAACATGGCATTTAATGCTGCTTAAATTCACAAGCATTGTATGCATGTAATAAAAGTCACTCCCTTTATGTTTTCCATAAAAACTCCTTGTGGCACGCTTCGGAAATTAAAACACGTAATAAAATTCAACAGATTCTCTTTAGACAGAGACAACCGCCATTTTTGTGTGCCGAGAAATCTCGTGGTATGTTATAATGACGACGTCATCgtgatgctatttttatgtcAGGGAACCCGGGGATGTCCCTGACAACAAACTTAAGTCACTCCTTAGGCGAATTATGTTTCACTGAGGGAAAAAAATGCACGAGACAAAAACTTACCTAATCTTTTTCCTAAGGAATTTTTAAGAAGAATATTTAAGGGAAAATCTTGCCTTAGGTGATTTTTCGAACTTAAGTAAATAACTAAGAAAATGCCTAAGGATCTTTGTGGATACGGCccctgatcatcgaattcatgatgcTTATCGATGAAAtgttatctcttttttataatccacaattttttttctaacGACTTTCTTgcttcgcaatacgaagtactaaaccattaatcgaccaaacaatgttacgtgtctgaaaaccaaatgaacagaacataaatgcaaaaaagctgaatatctcaactctcgcgcgtggcttttgacccttttgttgttatctggtatcgaagtgccatctgttatcaaagtatccgcatacccggcgtgcaaTACATGGAGAATTATTCGCGGTCAGGGTCGCTTATCATAAACGTTAACGGGGTAGATTaacggtatttaaaaaaaaataataagaaacactataCAACCGTGGGCAAAAGGCCgtaagtcgctcacctgagacccatcAACACTAAACTAATAGTAGATTAATAGATTGTGTTATGTTTCGACCTCGGCAGATATTTTTATCCTGAAATTACTTGTACACGTATATCCTCATTATAATGTATTCACGTACATATAAAAAACTTATTCCAATTTCCAAGCATACAAGTAATGTTCCATTGACTATGAAACCAAACTCTATAATTGATAacactttttaacaacacattTATTACCACTTAAATCATTCCAAAAGCCAGTATATGGGTTGTTTTGTAAAACAAAGCACCTGACAGCCTGGacggatttatttttatgcaagcAAAAATGCAGTTGACATACAAATTACTATCAATTAGAAATGTGCATAGCGGAATAAATATGTTatgcaaaaaacaaacacaactgaAAACAACATGATCATAATTGACTAGAGTGTCATTACACTTAACAGTAgcttaaaaacaataaactttCCATcctaatttgtaaaaaaaaataataagcaaGACCGGCCACTTGTGTTTGTACTtccttcatatatatttatatcatcaaCCTTTGGTcttgtgtgttttattttcctCAGGTGAGAAACCTCATACAAATTTCACCTTTAAACAGTTACATTAAAGAAGCACCATAGTaaaacattcaacattatgttGCCTCTGAACAATAAGCACAAACATTTTATCGTCTGaacaaatttaagtttaaaagtaGGAACATTTCTAataattttatatgtattaatgaCCAGAGTGCTATCCTAAAAGGACAGTTTATGATATCTTTCTTCAGACTAATTATGTTAGTTGTCTTCTGTGGTTAGGATGTTGATAGTTAAGTGTTTAAACTAACAAACAACTACCTTGTTATAATTGGTCACACCAGACATACAGTTCACTTTAAATACTTAAGACATGAAGTTTATGTTTCATGCATGGAATACTATATATCACATCTAGTGTAATTTATAAGtgaacaattgaaacaaataGTTGAAACATGagtatttttaaattgtaacaaATGATCATTATTGGAATATAAATTATTCCATTTATACATCTAACAACGTATCATACATTATGTTTGAACTGCTTATAAATCGTATAACAAATTCTTTTAACCATTTAACATCGAAAGGAAAGTAGTTTTTGacatattttgttcaaatatgatcattatttatttttcatgtgaataaagtaaataaaaaagatatgtgtttgtcagaaacaccatgcccctactgtgctgctttgatacatgtttctttgacctttgaccttgaaggatgaacatgaccttgacctttcaccactcaaaacgtgcagctccatgagatacacatgcaccccaaatatcaagttgctatgtgaaaggacatagaagttatgagcatttttcgaaacctaaacgcaaagtgtgatggaagcatggacagacggacagtccgatcactttatgccctccttcAAGGGCATAAAAGTTGTCAATCATGAATGGCATAGCAAGTTTAATCAAAACAGTATGAACACAACTTTATAAATTCTAATgtcaaaaaatatgtttacaaacttTACATTTTCACGAAGTTGTCTATATTTGTGTAGTACTTAGCTACCAATTAGTATAACTCTAAATATACAGTTTAACGTGAAGGCAAATCAGCGATTATTACTATTTTCCTCTCTAAAAACAAGCAGAAGAAATGACAATGTGAGCACCATAGTATGTCAAGACCCATCAAAGCAAAGAGTTCGAGACAACTAAATGTGCATGCACTATTTAAGTGTTTGTTAGAAAGGTTAACATTCATGCTGGAACTAGAACCATTTTCTTACACCATTTGTTCACATATCTagacaaaaatgtaaaaaattatacaaaaatgtcaaaatttCAGTCAAAACAAACAGCATCAAATTACATACAAAAGAATAAAGATTAGTCTTTGATCAAACATTATTAGCGGAGAGGTTGATTAAGGATTATTCTATTGCACTGATTCCCAGTTTGTTTAGATTAAACATAAGTTTAAAGTTCTTATATTTAAATCCATAAATGCAATACTTCATCATTAAGAATTAAACAGGTATAAATCTGTTCTTGGTTCTGTTTGATTAAACATGCATTACTTTCAAAAGCTTCAACATATACACAAATACCAATTTCATTGTCAGGTCACCTATCAAGCAAAAGTTTTCTGGTTAGTAAAATTTCAGCTGATGGCACTTTCAAGTCTTTTTTATACAGGCACAAATCTGTTCATATGTTCCATTTCTTTAACATTAAACTTTCAACACTCCAAAAGCTGCTGATAAGCAGTGTAAATcataacacacacacatatacacacacaatCATGCAACATTTGTCAGATGTAAACACACATCAAGGAAGTTTGAAATTTTACAGATTATCAGAATTGTTGCATGCTTTTGATTTTATTCTATTTACAACACTCAAAACGCTGCATAatacaaaatgaagaaaaaacaaacacgcacacaaaaaacacaaacacacttgATTTATAAGTCAGATGTGAGCACACATCAAGCAAGATCGCGATTTCCAAACCTACAAAAACATTTTCATGTCTTGAATCTGATTTGACATCCAATGTTCAACACTCAAAAAAATACACTTCACAGCATGAAACATAACATGCAAGCACAAATACACACACCCATACCTACATACAGtcaacaattaaacataaattaagtTCCTAACAAGCACCAATTGAGTTCAAAATTTCTGGATGGGACCACATCGTGTTCATAATTTACTGACAGGAATGAATCCAGTTTAAGATTTCCTGACAGGCACAAATCGTTTCATGGGGTCCTGGATGAAGTATCGGTCCCAGATGTTGGAGTGCTGGGAGGCGCGAGCCCAGGGCTTGATGGGACCATTCCAGTGCAGGAGCTTGGCCTGGCGCAGGAACGGGGCTGTGTAGCTGGTGCCCCGTGTCCAGCCTGAATTACATAAAACAGGGAGCCTTATTCTGAAATtactgagcttaatgcatatgaaaaacaagagctgtcagaggacagcgcgctcgattattcgagtgcttgacagtaaaacgtaagccatcatggagaggggggtataatgtgggtgtgtggtcatttaatagatgatctttcaaaaacaagaaaaaaaagagatttattttttcagggggggggattctggggatggcaatttaagcaaaatttattcattttgaccttgagagtcaaggtcattcaaaggtcaaggtaagcttcaacttgccaggtacagtaccatcatgatagtaagaaagtatttgaagtttgaaagcaatagccttgatactttagaagtaaagtggatctaaacacaaaatttaacaaaatattcaaagttacgaagacataaaagggccataattccgttaaaaagccaaccagagttatgcaacttgtcctgtacagtccccttacgatagttagcaaattttccaagtctgaaagcaatagctatgatactttagatGTAAAAtggtggaccaaaacacaaaacttaaccaaatgttcaattatcttagtataacaggggccataattctgtcaaaatgcttgatacagttgtctgctcttgtttatagtttggaatcatgttggtaaagaagtatgcaaaatatgaaagcaatatgtcaaaggacatagaaaatatttgaggtggtacgcaaacttaaacatagatttatcaattatatgcatattctaagtgaaaaaagggctacaattcttacaaaatgcttgatacagtggtctgctcttgtttatagattggggtcatgttggtaaagaagtatgcaaaatatgaaagcaatatgtcaagggacataggaaatatttgaggtggtatgcaaactttaacattccaacactCACGCACACAggaacgggaacgccgacgccggggtgagaaggatagctctactatatatatttcatatataatagtcgagctaataaaacAGAGAACTCAAGTCTTTCATGGATCGGTACTTGCATTAGTTTCATGACTGATCCCCACCCACTTTGTGTGGCCAGGCCAGAATGTTAATTTCTGAATATTCAACTGAAAGTGTAGTGTTTAACCAGCTGAGCTAGCCTGACCTAGTCATTCATTGACTGTGTAGCTCTATAGCTTGAGCCCTGCATCCAGCCCGAGCAATGAAATACAGACCTCAAGTAATTTATTTAGCTCTATAGCTGGTACCCTGCATCCAGCCTGAACAATAAAACACAGAACTCCGGTCATTCATTTACCAGAAAATACCTGAGTGGTTTGTTGGTATTCATTTAATTTATAACACTAAACCTCGTGTCCAGTCTGAACAATAAAACCCAGAACTCAGTCATTAATTGATATGAAAATGCTTTTGCTTATTTGTTTCAATAACTTCTTACCATTTTTAACAGTATTGCAGTCATATGAATTGcgttctggaaaactgggctcaatgcatgtgcgttaagtgatagcccagattagcctgtgcagtctgcacatgataatcatggatgacactttctgcctcaactTGATTTATACAAAGAAAACCCTTCGTCCAGCCTAAATGATCAAACCCAGAACTTATTCATTCATTGAGCCTAGTATTAGGATTACTGGGCATAAtctccatgtgcgtaaagtgtcatcccagataagcctatgcagcaGTAGACACAgtctaagcagggacgacactgtagacattaacttgatttttgcaaggaaaaaacttccttcaaacgaaaaaaaaaaacaacacaaaagaaataagtgcagactgcacaggctaatctgtgatgacagtttacacatgtgcatttagACAAGTATTCGAAAAATAAGTCTCCATTCATCTGAATATGCTTTTGCgtatgtgttttttaacattttttaaaactgttttaacaGTATTGAAGTGACATCATATAATCTGTCTACTGCAAGTAGGGGGGATATTAGCTTCTGGTAAAAGGAAGCACTCATGGTAATGGTAAACCAGCATACTGAGTTGAAGTGTGAGTTGGTTGAATGACACTTAAAGTGTGCGTAGGTTGACAGAGAtccaaataaaacatgtcatatgACTTAAATACTCTTAAATATGGCAATAAAtggacacaaacaaaataaatcttaaattagCCTTCCAAATCAAAACAAATCAAAACCTGCGTCCAAGGTAATGGACATGCAAGACAGCATATTTACCCAGCAACGTAATGAGGTATCTGACAAACGTACCGAGGTATCTGACATGCCAGTTCGGGTCAAGGTGGGTGTACTTCTTGTAGAAGACAAGCATCATGGGAGGTTGTGAGCCACCTCCACCCTTCTCATTACCGTAGACTTCCTCTCTgcaatatgcaaaacaatacacTGAAATACactaataattataagtttaatCATTTTCTTCAACTTGATTGCTTCATAAAAGTGACTGTTGAGTCTTTTGAGACCAA from Dreissena polymorpha isolate Duluth1 chromosome 5, UMN_Dpol_1.0, whole genome shotgun sequence harbors:
- the LOC127832605 gene encoding uncharacterized protein LOC127832605; its protein translation is MEEKRKRNPNFSLQDSLLLTQIMGETHPDFHDMDMSFHKVDKARFSNRISKATKNALWVAVTENFNARAQFRREQSILEKKWENLQRDHRNLYMDFQREISLTGRGPIGRTLSVLTEAVIDVIGKQSAAVVGAAGAAYDSTLASLMLPQQFDLCDSEERSSVSDGPIFNVMDLVSVKPSQRVQSCSTTTSTLPRYYYNINNKFMFSSYKQ